The following coding sequences lie in one Xanthomonas hyacinthi genomic window:
- a CDS encoding glycosyltransferase produces MHRLTVVQLLPALESGGVERSTLEIAAALVAAGHRALVVSAGGRLLPALLETGAEHIALDIGRKSLLSLRHVPALRRLFVRERADIVHARSRLPAWLGWHALRGLPAAQRPRFVSTVHGLNSPSRYSAIMARGERVICVSATVRDYVLRHYPQTEPARLRVIPRGIDPAQFPRRAQPDPGARAWAATLAPAAAGSGPLLLLPGRGTRLKGHADALRLLAALRADGSDARLWLPGARAAGREAYVQELEAEAAALGIAAAVAFTAPTARIAEAYAASDLVLQLSRKPEAFGRTVVEALAVGRPVLGWAHGGAGELLAQLQPAGAVAAFDAQALHAAAARLLAQPPVPPAQIPYTLQAMQHATLAVYDELRS; encoded by the coding sequence ATGCACCGCCTGACCGTGGTGCAGCTGCTGCCGGCGCTGGAGTCCGGCGGCGTCGAACGCTCCACCCTGGAAATCGCCGCGGCGCTGGTCGCGGCCGGGCACCGCGCGCTGGTGGTGTCGGCCGGCGGCCGCCTGCTGCCGGCGCTGCTGGAAACCGGCGCCGAACACATCGCCCTGGACATCGGCCGCAAATCGCTGCTGAGCCTGCGCCACGTGCCGGCGCTGCGCCGGCTGTTCGTGCGCGAGCGGGCGGACATCGTGCACGCGCGCTCGCGGCTGCCGGCCTGGCTGGGCTGGCATGCGCTGCGCGGGCTGCCGGCGGCGCAGCGGCCGCGTTTCGTCAGCACCGTGCACGGACTCAATTCGCCGAGCCGCTACAGCGCGATCATGGCCCGCGGCGAGCGCGTGATCTGCGTGTCCGCCACGGTGCGCGACTACGTGCTGCGCCACTACCCACAGACCGAGCCGGCGCGGTTGCGGGTGATCCCGCGCGGCATCGACCCGGCGCAGTTCCCGCGCCGTGCGCAGCCCGATCCTGGCGCGCGCGCCTGGGCCGCGACACTGGCGCCGGCCGCGGCGGGCAGCGGTCCGCTGCTGCTGCTGCCCGGGCGCGGCACCCGCCTGAAGGGCCACGCCGACGCGCTGCGCCTGCTCGCCGCGCTGCGTGCCGACGGCAGCGACGCACGGCTGTGGCTGCCGGGGGCGCGCGCGGCCGGGCGCGAGGCCTATGTGCAGGAACTGGAGGCCGAGGCGGCCGCGCTGGGCATCGCCGCCGCGGTCGCGTTCACCGCGCCGACCGCACGCATCGCCGAGGCCTATGCCGCCAGCGACCTGGTGCTGCAGCTGTCGCGCAAGCCCGAAGCGTTCGGCCGCACCGTGGTCGAGGCGCTGGCGGTGGGGCGGCCGGTGCTGGGCTGGGCGCATGGCGGGGCTGGCGAACTGCTGGCGCAGCTGCAGCCCGCCGGCGCGGTCGCCGCGTTCGATGCGCAGGCCCTGCATGCCGCCGCGGCACGGCTGCTGGCGCAACCGCCGGTACCACCGGCACAGATTCCCTACACACTGCAGGCGATGCAGCACGCGACCCTGGCGGTGTATGACGAACTCCGGTCCTGA
- a CDS encoding TolC family outer membrane protein — protein sequence MIRRSLALALTAALFPLAANAADLLQVYEMARNSDPQLANAESTQLYEKEGAVQARAALLPQLDGSASLQRSHSKIERASGDLAGTSKSRSYAIQGTQTLVNFAQFSTLRAQKARSLAADYTLASAKDDLIVRTSAAYFNVLVAIESLVAAETNEASAKKQFDYADKRLEVGLAPITDVHEARAEYDQARADTITSRNSLQDLYQALTEITGQPVHDLRGLPEDFRPQLPADSGNIDSLIASALDKNPSLRSYQYQVQQAEDNVSTARAGHLPTLNLSASVGRDASWGDGVSSSNSPRTDSNVIGVTLDIPIFAGGATQSAVRQALAQRDIAQDTFEQEKRALDRNTRSAYQNVVAGISEIEARRLAVVSAQAAYDASQVGLEVGTRTVLDVVQNQRTLYSAQQDYAQARYNFLQNRLLLSQALGSLDVAEVQSINALLTQSAESKLNSGSSTQ from the coding sequence ATGATCCGCCGATCCCTCGCCCTGGCTCTGACCGCCGCGCTGTTTCCGTTGGCCGCCAACGCCGCGGACCTGCTGCAAGTCTACGAAATGGCCCGCAACAGCGACCCGCAGCTGGCCAACGCGGAATCGACCCAGCTGTACGAAAAGGAAGGCGCGGTGCAGGCGCGCGCGGCGCTGCTGCCGCAGCTCGACGGCTCCGCCTCGCTGCAGCGCAGCCACAGCAAAATCGAGCGCGCCAGCGGCGATCTGGCCGGGACCAGCAAGAGCCGCAGCTATGCGATCCAGGGCACGCAGACGCTGGTCAACTTCGCCCAGTTCTCCACCCTGCGCGCGCAGAAGGCGCGCAGCCTGGCCGCCGACTACACGCTGGCATCGGCCAAAGACGACCTGATCGTGCGCACCTCGGCGGCCTACTTCAACGTGCTGGTCGCGATCGAGTCGCTGGTCGCCGCGGAAACCAACGAAGCCTCCGCCAAGAAGCAGTTCGACTACGCCGACAAGCGCCTGGAAGTGGGCCTGGCGCCGATCACCGACGTGCACGAAGCGCGCGCCGAGTACGATCAGGCGCGCGCCGACACGATCACCTCGCGCAACTCGCTGCAGGACCTGTACCAGGCGCTGACCGAGATCACCGGGCAGCCGGTGCACGACCTGCGCGGCCTGCCGGAGGACTTCCGTCCGCAGCTGCCGGCCGACAGCGGCAACATCGACAGCCTGATCGCCTCGGCGCTGGACAAGAATCCGTCGCTGCGCTCCTACCAGTACCAGGTGCAGCAAGCCGAAGACAACGTCTCCACCGCGCGTGCCGGGCACCTGCCGACGCTGAACCTGTCGGCCAGCGTCGGCCGCGACGCCAGCTGGGGCGACGGCGTCTCCAGCAGCAACTCGCCGCGCACCGACAGCAACGTCATCGGCGTGACCCTGGACATCCCGATCTTCGCCGGCGGCGCGACCCAGTCGGCGGTGCGCCAGGCGCTGGCGCAGCGCGACATCGCCCAGGACACCTTCGAACAGGAGAAGCGTGCGCTCGACCGCAATACCCGCAGCGCGTATCAGAACGTCGTCGCCGGCATCAGCGAGATCGAGGCGCGGCGCCTGGCGGTGGTGTCGGCGCAGGCCGCCTACGACGCCTCGCAGGTCGGCCTGGAAGTGGGCACGCGCACCGTGCTGGACGTGGTGCAGAACCAGCGCACGCTGTATTCGGCGCAGCAGGACTACGCGCAGGCCCGCTACAACTTCCTGCAGAACCGCCTGCTGCTGAGCCAGGCGCTGGGTTCGCTGGACGTGGCCGAGGTGCAGTCGATCAACGCACTGCTGACGCAGAGCGCCGAATCCAAGCTCAACTCCGGCAGCAGCACCCAGTAA
- a CDS encoding O-antigen ligase family protein → MTNSGPDSSLPAPLSPARSERWAPVWVLAFVALWPAPGLAAGVLALGALATLLQLLHSRFRGGASLLSGPAWALTTLLFLSYWLPQPLSALDAVDVPLALRESAVDLRFLPFLWLVAMAVATPRARRTTFNGLALIAALWTADALAQALCGTSPLFWSMDQLKWAISHHGLCTPQEIALADRLSGVFGPCNLKFGQVLASLSPFLLFAAGRRGGARGWLLAAAVVGVVLVLAGSRASWITYALVLLLSGWRLLGMRRMLALGVATVLVAGLLGALSPQVRERFARTTLALSGRPADVNAALAGRTQIWDAAWCMIRQHPLNGVGVRGFREAYAACDPDPAHEGAWGREPALHAHQIVLEVLSETGAIGLLLWLAGAAQAWRAWRYASPQARERARPALLALLATVFPFNTHLAFYSSFWGSLALMLVGLYVGALLAEERDAEGAARTVSSASA, encoded by the coding sequence ATGACGAACTCCGGTCCTGATTCCTCCCTGCCTGCGCCGCTGTCGCCGGCGCGCAGCGAACGCTGGGCGCCGGTCTGGGTGCTGGCGTTCGTGGCGCTGTGGCCGGCGCCGGGCCTGGCCGCGGGCGTGCTCGCGCTGGGCGCGCTGGCGACCCTGCTGCAGCTGCTGCACAGCCGCTTCCGCGGCGGCGCCAGCCTGCTCAGCGGCCCGGCGTGGGCGCTGACCACGCTGCTGTTCCTGAGCTACTGGCTGCCGCAGCCGCTGTCGGCACTGGACGCGGTGGACGTGCCGCTGGCGCTGCGCGAATCGGCGGTGGACCTGCGCTTCCTGCCGTTCCTGTGGCTGGTGGCGATGGCGGTGGCGACCCCGCGCGCGCGCCGCACCACCTTCAACGGCCTGGCGCTGATCGCCGCGCTCTGGACTGCCGACGCGCTGGCGCAGGCGCTGTGCGGCACCAGCCCGCTGTTCTGGTCGATGGACCAGCTGAAGTGGGCGATCAGCCACCACGGTCTGTGCACGCCGCAGGAGATCGCGCTGGCCGATCGCCTCAGCGGCGTGTTCGGGCCGTGCAACCTCAAGTTCGGCCAGGTCCTGGCCAGCCTGTCGCCGTTCCTGCTGTTCGCGGCCGGGCGCCGCGGCGGCGCCCGGGGCTGGCTGCTCGCCGCGGCGGTGGTGGGCGTGGTGCTGGTGCTGGCCGGCTCGCGCGCGTCGTGGATCACCTATGCGCTGGTGCTGCTGCTATCGGGCTGGCGCCTGCTGGGCATGCGCCGGATGCTGGCGCTGGGCGTGGCCACGGTGCTGGTCGCCGGCCTGCTTGGCGCGCTCTCGCCGCAGGTGCGCGAGCGCTTCGCGCGCACCACGCTGGCGCTGAGCGGGCGCCCGGCCGACGTGAACGCGGCGTTAGCCGGGCGCACCCAGATCTGGGACGCGGCCTGGTGCATGATCCGCCAGCATCCGCTCAACGGGGTCGGCGTGCGCGGCTTCCGCGAAGCCTATGCGGCCTGCGACCCGGATCCCGCGCACGAGGGCGCCTGGGGCCGCGAGCCGGCCTTGCATGCCCACCAGATCGTGCTCGAGGTGCTCAGCGAGACCGGCGCGATCGGTTTGCTGCTGTGGCTGGCCGGTGCCGCGCAGGCGTGGCGCGCGTGGCGCTATGCCTCGCCGCAGGCGCGCGAACGGGCACGGCCGGCGCTGCTGGCGCTGCTGGCGACGGTGTTCCCGTTCAACACCCACCTGGCGTTCTATTCGTCGTTCTGGGGCTCGCTGGCGCTGATGCTGGTGGGGCTGTATGTCGGCGCGCTACTGGCCGAGGAGCGCGACGCCGAGGGCGCTGCACGAACTGTTTCGTCTGCGTCCGCTTAA
- a CDS encoding zinc-finger domain-containing protein: MSHTATAPANAEKRYSVHRADLPLSCPTPEMALWNSHPRVYLPVEEEPSHEAKCPYCGAVFVLLD, from the coding sequence ATGAGCCATACCGCCACCGCGCCCGCCAATGCAGAGAAGCGCTACAGCGTGCACCGCGCCGACCTGCCGCTGAGCTGCCCGACCCCGGAGATGGCGCTATGGAACTCGCACCCGCGGGTCTATCTGCCGGTGGAAGAAGAACCCAGCCACGAGGCCAAGTGCCCGTACTGCGGCGCGGTCTTCGTGCTGCTCGACTGA
- a CDS encoding peptidase domain-containing ABC transporter, whose amino-acid sequence MRVIIQSEASECALASLAVIARAHGMQLGLPELRRRFPLSLKGAKLNQVIRTAQQLGFSTRPLRLDLQHLAELKLPCILHWDLNHFVVLAKVGKSKFTILDPALGERKLSIHEVSQHFTGVALELTPTADFKSQKASLSISARQLAGPISGLWSALLQIFLLSAALQVFVILAPFYMQWVVDQALVSADRDLLVVLGLGFGLALLLQVGIGLLRGWSVVYLSSRLGLQWMSNVFAHLLKLPLDFFEKRHLGDVTSRMSSVQTIQHTLTTSFVEAIIDGLMAVVTLVLMLVYSWKLALVTLLAVALYLCIRAIAYRPVRDRTEQQLVAAAKQQSHLLESLRGMQSLKIAGEEPLRRSTYDNLLNETVNQDVKLARMSLGFNTASQLVFGIERIAVIWIGARLALDNVFSVGMLVAYLAYKDQFAMRVSGLIDKWVEFRMLRLHGERLADIVLTQPEDDHALPEALPPAEPRIEVEGLSFRYAAGEPWVVKECSFAIEPGESVAIIGASGCGKTTLVKLLLGLLKPSEGAIRIGGHDLHKLGPRNVRAIVGAVMQDDQLFAGSIADNIGFFDPDFDLERVEAAARLAAVHEDIAAMPMGYHSLIGDMGSSLSGGQKQRVILARALYRQPKLLFLDEATSHLDVMRERLVNEAVKQLKLTKLIVAHRPDTIASADRVLVMEQGRIVQELRPQASLVEATTVDA is encoded by the coding sequence ATGCGTGTGATTATCCAGTCCGAAGCTTCTGAATGCGCTCTTGCTTCATTGGCGGTGATCGCGCGCGCGCACGGCATGCAGCTTGGCTTGCCTGAGTTACGTCGCCGCTTCCCGCTTTCGTTAAAGGGAGCAAAACTCAATCAGGTCATCCGCACCGCCCAGCAACTTGGCTTCTCCACTCGCCCGCTTCGGCTAGATCTACAGCACTTGGCCGAGCTTAAGCTGCCCTGCATCTTGCACTGGGACCTCAACCACTTTGTGGTGCTTGCCAAGGTCGGGAAGTCTAAATTCACCATACTCGACCCCGCTCTGGGGGAACGAAAGCTATCAATCCATGAAGTCTCCCAGCACTTCACCGGTGTAGCGCTAGAATTGACCCCAACTGCAGATTTCAAGTCCCAGAAGGCGTCTCTTTCGATCTCAGCGCGCCAACTCGCAGGTCCAATCAGCGGATTGTGGAGTGCGCTTCTTCAGATATTCCTGCTGTCGGCAGCGCTGCAGGTATTCGTCATTCTCGCGCCGTTCTACATGCAATGGGTGGTTGACCAGGCGCTGGTTTCGGCTGATCGCGACCTGTTGGTGGTACTCGGCTTGGGCTTCGGATTGGCGCTGCTGCTGCAAGTGGGTATCGGCTTGCTGCGCGGCTGGTCGGTGGTCTATCTGTCCTCCAGGCTCGGATTGCAATGGATGAGTAACGTGTTCGCGCACTTGCTTAAATTGCCGCTGGATTTCTTCGAGAAGCGCCATCTGGGTGATGTGACTTCACGCATGTCCTCGGTGCAGACGATCCAGCACACACTGACCACAAGCTTCGTCGAGGCGATCATCGACGGACTGATGGCAGTGGTCACGCTGGTCTTGATGCTGGTCTATAGCTGGAAGCTGGCGCTGGTCACGCTTCTGGCGGTAGCGCTGTATCTGTGTATTCGGGCAATCGCCTACCGGCCGGTGCGTGATCGCACTGAGCAGCAGCTAGTCGCCGCCGCCAAGCAGCAGAGCCATTTGCTGGAATCGTTACGGGGCATGCAGAGCCTGAAGATAGCTGGCGAGGAGCCGCTACGCCGTTCCACCTACGACAATCTGCTAAACGAGACAGTTAACCAGGATGTCAAACTGGCGCGCATGTCGCTGGGGTTCAACACGGCCAGCCAACTGGTGTTCGGCATCGAGCGTATCGCGGTGATCTGGATCGGGGCCAGGCTGGCGCTGGACAATGTGTTCTCGGTCGGCATGCTGGTCGCCTACCTGGCCTACAAAGATCAGTTCGCCATGCGTGTGAGCGGGCTGATCGACAAGTGGGTCGAGTTCCGCATGCTGCGCCTGCATGGCGAGCGGCTGGCCGATATCGTGCTGACGCAGCCGGAGGACGACCACGCACTGCCCGAGGCGTTGCCTCCGGCCGAGCCGCGCATCGAGGTCGAGGGGCTGTCGTTTCGCTACGCCGCGGGCGAGCCGTGGGTCGTCAAGGAGTGCAGTTTCGCGATCGAGCCAGGCGAGTCGGTGGCGATCATCGGTGCATCCGGCTGCGGCAAGACGACGCTGGTCAAACTACTGCTGGGATTGCTCAAGCCGAGCGAAGGGGCAATCCGCATCGGCGGCCACGATCTACATAAGCTGGGGCCGCGTAATGTGCGCGCGATCGTCGGTGCAGTGATGCAGGACGATCAATTGTTCGCCGGCAGCATCGCCGACAACATCGGGTTCTTCGATCCGGATTTCGACCTGGAACGGGTCGAGGCGGCGGCGCGGTTGGCGGCGGTGCACGAGGATATCGCGGCGATGCCGATGGGTTATCACAGCTTGATCGGCGATATGGGCAGTTCGCTTTCCGGCGGGCAGAAGCAGCGGGTGATCCTGGCCCGTGCGCTGTACCGGCAACCGAAGCTGCTGTTTCTGGATGAGGCCACCAGCCATCTGGACGTGATGCGCGAGCGCCTGGTCAACGAGGCCGTAAAGCAGTTGAAGCTGACCAAGCTGATCGTCGCGCACCGGCCCGATACCATCGCTAGCGCCGACCGCGTGTTGGTGATGGAGCAGGGGCGAATCGTGCAGGAACTACGGCCGCAGGCGTCACTTGTCGAAGCGACAACTGTCGACGCTTGA
- a CDS encoding protein-L-isoaspartate O-methyltransferase family protein produces the protein MTIDYSQARETMVEQQVRPWDVLDLRVLDVLARLPRETFVPESHRAVAYADLEIPLGHGQSMMKPVIEGRMLQALDLQPGEDVLEIGTGSGFISACLGELGREVVSLEIEPALAAAARANLEAAALGSNVRIETADAFGWHSERRFDVVCVTAAVTEIPAQFLAWLRPGGRLFAIRGRAPAMDAALVHVEAGAARVESLFETDLAYYLRGAAPVPQFTF, from the coding sequence ATGACGATCGACTACTCCCAAGCCCGCGAAACGATGGTCGAACAGCAGGTGCGTCCCTGGGACGTGCTCGACCTGCGCGTGCTCGACGTGCTGGCGCGGCTGCCGCGCGAGACCTTCGTACCGGAAAGCCACCGCGCGGTGGCCTATGCCGACCTGGAGATTCCACTGGGCCACGGCCAGTCCATGATGAAGCCGGTGATCGAAGGGCGCATGCTGCAGGCGCTGGACCTGCAACCGGGCGAGGATGTGCTGGAGATCGGCACCGGCAGCGGCTTCATCAGCGCCTGCCTGGGCGAACTCGGCCGCGAGGTGGTCAGCCTGGAGATCGAGCCGGCCCTGGCCGCCGCCGCGCGCGCCAACCTGGAGGCCGCCGCGCTGGGCAGCAATGTGCGCATCGAGACCGCCGACGCGTTCGGCTGGCACAGCGAGCGCCGCTTCGACGTGGTCTGCGTCACCGCCGCGGTCACCGAGATCCCGGCACAGTTCCTGGCCTGGCTGCGGCCCGGCGGCCGCTTGTTCGCGATCCGCGGCCGTGCCCCGGCCATGGACGCGGCGCTGGTCCACGTCGAGGCCGGCGCGGCGCGGGTGGAATCGCTGTTCGAAACCGACCTGGCGTATTACCTGCGTGGCGCCGCGCCGGTCCCCCAGTTCACATTCTGA
- a CDS encoding LpxL/LpxP family Kdo(2)-lipid IV(A) lauroyl/palmitoleoyl acyltransferase: MSDPPHALPSAATTAAPPPRSPRHWPTWLLLGIAVAAARLPWLLQRALGRGVGWLALRLAGTRRHAADVNLKLCFPEHSEAWRTRLLHDSFDALGVGVFEFARAWWGSLGPIRRRTRIEGLEHLRALQAQGRGVLLVSGHFMTLEMCGRLLCQYVPLAGMYRRHRNPVFEWAVKRGRLRYAIAMFANEDLRGSVRHLKRGGFLWYAPDQDMRGKDTVFVPFFGMPASTITATHQLARLTGCAVVPYFHRREGADYVLRIAPPLEDFPSQDMVADTARVNAAIEAMVREAPAQYLWIHRRFKRQPEGRSTFYERD; encoded by the coding sequence ATGTCCGATCCCCCCCACGCCCTCCCGTCCGCCGCCACCACGGCCGCGCCGCCGCCGCGCTCGCCGCGGCATTGGCCGACCTGGCTGCTGCTCGGCATCGCCGTGGCAGCCGCGCGGCTGCCCTGGCTGCTGCAACGCGCGCTCGGCCGCGGCGTCGGCTGGCTCGCGCTGCGTCTGGCCGGTACCCGCCGCCATGCCGCCGACGTGAACCTGAAGCTGTGTTTCCCCGAGCACAGCGAGGCCTGGCGCACCCGCCTGCTGCACGACAGCTTCGATGCGCTGGGCGTGGGCGTGTTCGAGTTCGCGCGCGCCTGGTGGGGCAGCCTCGGCCCGATCCGCCGCCGCACCCGCATCGAGGGCCTGGAGCACCTGCGTGCGCTGCAGGCGCAGGGCCGCGGCGTGCTGCTGGTCTCGGGCCACTTCATGACCCTGGAGATGTGCGGCCGGCTGCTGTGCCAATACGTGCCGCTGGCCGGCATGTACCGCCGCCACCGCAACCCGGTGTTCGAATGGGCGGTCAAGCGCGGCCGCCTGCGCTACGCCATCGCCATGTTCGCCAACGAGGACCTGCGCGGCAGCGTGCGCCACCTCAAGCGCGGCGGCTTCCTGTGGTATGCGCCGGACCAGGACATGCGCGGCAAGGACACGGTGTTCGTACCGTTCTTCGGCATGCCCGCCTCCACCATCACCGCCACCCACCAATTGGCGCGGCTGACCGGCTGCGCGGTGGTGCCGTATTTCCACCGCCGCGAAGGCGCCGACTACGTGCTGCGCATCGCCCCGCCGCTGGAGGACTTTCCGTCGCAGGACATGGTTGCCGACACCGCACGGGTCAATGCCGCGATCGAGGCCATGGTGCGCGAGGCGCCGGCGCAATACCTGTGGATCCACCGCCGCTTCAAGCGCCAGCCTGAAGGCCGCAGCACGTTCTACGAACGCGACTGA
- the waaA gene encoding lipid IV(A) 3-deoxy-D-manno-octulosonic acid transferase: MRNDFIERLLRGLYSAVLYMLLPVTVYHLVWRGFRVRQYFQRWDERYASYPQARGRPRVWLHAVSVGEVSVAAPVVNALRAQRPDIRWVITTITPTGSERVRALWGDALDHVYLPYDVPGSVGRFLQHFRPSLALILETELWPNMLFGCRDRNIPVYVLNARLSARSLRGYRLLRPLIGRALRTVTCVAAQSQADAERFIELGAHPQQVRALGNLKFDIAVPAQLPAFVAAFGERVAAVRPVWIAASTHEGEEAAVIEMHRQLRRHWPDLLLLWAPRHPERFAKVEALARDQGWRVATRRQQQWPGAEDSVFVIDTLGELMMFYACAQVAFVGGSLQPIGGHNLLEPAAVGTPSVSGPHLHNFAEISRRMREAGAVAICEDAAAVCAALRELLGDADARARMAEAGCALVANGRGALQRTLQLIAAHLPPVAHDAPADE; encoded by the coding sequence ATGCGCAACGATTTCATCGAGCGGCTGCTGCGCGGCCTGTACTCGGCCGTGCTGTACATGCTGCTGCCGGTCACCGTCTATCACCTGGTCTGGCGCGGTTTCCGCGTGCGCCAGTACTTCCAGCGCTGGGACGAGCGCTACGCCTCGTATCCGCAGGCGCGCGGGCGGCCGCGGGTGTGGCTGCACGCGGTGTCGGTGGGCGAGGTCAGCGTCGCCGCGCCGGTGGTCAACGCGCTGCGCGCACAGCGCCCGGACATCCGCTGGGTGATCACCACCATCACCCCGACCGGGTCGGAGCGGGTGCGCGCGCTGTGGGGCGATGCGCTGGACCACGTCTACCTGCCGTACGACGTGCCCGGCAGCGTCGGCCGCTTCCTGCAGCATTTCCGCCCGAGCCTGGCGCTGATCCTGGAAACCGAGCTGTGGCCGAACATGCTGTTCGGCTGCCGCGACCGCAACATCCCGGTCTATGTGCTCAATGCGCGGCTGTCGGCGCGCTCGCTGCGCGGCTACCGCCTGCTGCGGCCGTTGATCGGGCGCGCGCTGCGCACGGTGACCTGCGTGGCCGCGCAGTCGCAGGCCGATGCCGAGCGCTTCATCGAGCTCGGCGCGCATCCGCAGCAGGTGCGCGCACTGGGCAACCTGAAGTTCGATATCGCCGTGCCCGCGCAACTGCCGGCGTTCGTCGCCGCGTTCGGCGAACGCGTGGCGGCGGTGCGGCCGGTGTGGATCGCCGCCAGCACCCACGAGGGCGAGGAGGCGGCGGTGATCGAGATGCACCGGCAACTGCGCCGGCACTGGCCGGACCTGCTGCTGCTGTGGGCGCCGCGTCATCCCGAACGCTTCGCCAAGGTCGAGGCGCTGGCGCGCGACCAGGGCTGGCGCGTGGCCACGCGCCGCCAGCAGCAATGGCCCGGTGCCGAGGACAGCGTGTTCGTGATCGATACGCTGGGCGAATTGATGATGTTCTACGCCTGCGCCCAGGTCGCCTTCGTCGGCGGCAGCCTGCAGCCGATCGGCGGGCACAACCTGCTGGAGCCGGCGGCGGTCGGCACGCCGTCGGTGAGCGGGCCGCACCTGCACAATTTCGCCGAGATCTCGCGGCGCATGCGCGAGGCCGGGGCGGTGGCGATCTGCGAGGACGCCGCGGCGGTGTGCGCGGCGCTGCGCGAGCTGCTGGGTGATGCGGACGCGCGCGCGCGCATGGCCGAGGCCGGCTGCGCCCTGGTCGCCAATGGCCGCGGCGCGCTGCAGCGCACGCTGCAGCTGATCGCGGCGCATCTGCCGCCGGTGGCGCACGATGCGCCGGCGGACGAGTAG
- a CDS encoding TetR/AcrR family transcriptional regulator has translation MVSKPSAAAPKSSARAAGPGRPKDMGKRAAILEAAKQMFTELGFGGVSMDGIAARAGVSKLTVYSHYGDKETLFAEAVRAQCQALLPEDLFGHALKGPLRAQLVEIGLAFFAMISSEAAMATHRMMLAPGTGDEHVREMFWNAGPKRTQQDLALLLQAHVAAGELEIPDLGLAASQFFCLIKGELHSLMMCGLCRAPSRAQIQAHVEASVDFLLRAYAAR, from the coding sequence ATGGTCAGCAAACCCTCTGCCGCCGCCCCCAAATCCTCGGCCCGCGCCGCCGGGCCGGGCCGTCCCAAGGACATGGGCAAGCGGGCGGCGATCCTGGAAGCGGCCAAGCAGATGTTCACCGAGCTGGGCTTCGGCGGGGTCAGCATGGACGGCATCGCGGCCCGCGCCGGGGTGTCCAAGCTCACCGTGTACAGCCATTACGGCGACAAGGAGACGCTGTTCGCCGAGGCGGTGCGCGCGCAGTGCCAGGCGCTGCTGCCCGAGGACCTGTTCGGGCATGCGCTGAAGGGTCCGCTGCGCGCGCAACTGGTGGAGATCGGCCTGGCGTTCTTCGCGATGATCAGCAGCGAGGCGGCGATGGCGACGCACCGCATGATGCTCGCCCCCGGCACCGGCGACGAGCACGTGCGCGAGATGTTCTGGAACGCCGGTCCCAAACGCACCCAGCAGGACCTGGCGCTGCTGCTGCAGGCGCATGTCGCGGCCGGCGAGCTGGAGATCCCCGACCTGGGCCTGGCCGCCTCCCAGTTCTTCTGCCTGATCAAGGGCGAACTGCACTCGCTGATGATGTGCGGCCTGTGCCGCGCGCCCAGCCGGGCGCAGATCCAGGCCCATGTCGAGGCCAGCGTGGACTTCTTGCTGCGGGCCTATGCGGCGCGCTGA
- a CDS encoding helix-turn-helix domain-containing protein, which yields MDIGVRLMQARRNAGFTLRELAALLGVAHSTLGHWENNRSVPNARHLLKIAELTGVDAYVLLTGKPSKLNQGDQESLPLPVGKRLA from the coding sequence GTGGATATAGGTGTGCGATTGATGCAGGCGCGGCGCAATGCCGGTTTCACGCTGCGCGAACTGGCGGCCTTGCTGGGCGTGGCGCATAGCACCCTGGGTCACTGGGAGAACAATCGTTCCGTCCCCAATGCCCGGCATTTGCTGAAGATTGCCGAACTTACCGGCGTCGATGCCTACGTGCTGCTGACCGGCAAGCCGTCCAAGCTGAACCAGGGCGACCAGGAAAGCCTGCCGCTGCCGGTGGGCAAGCGCCTGGCCTGA